A window of Vescimonas fastidiosa contains these coding sequences:
- a CDS encoding collagen-like protein: protein MKTGKKLLTGVFLVLCGALLTLCIVLATGWNRAAKTNAALPEVRNNGTAIQWKYSDEADWHDLVTLAELRGAAGEAGKDGAGGENGTDGKNGINGTNGKDGINGVDGKDGADGKDGIDGKDGMNAKNIEVQRAATHIQWRYEGDEWRNLVAIADITGPAGQNGKDGANGKTPEFRVNENTLQWRYTGDEIWLNLYDLSVLKGLDGTDGIDGEKGDKGDKGDKGDTGDKGDKGDKGDKGDKGDKGDAGQNGSCPGYFYGVGVVQSVNLQDETAALYFQGKMSSGGLVSCDGDTVRLSRGHHYQVSVNGAVYAMSNDDKGFYSVRMTDGYDNQLCRDLTSIKVDKGKKLNETRREQHTLSFNRVYDAKGGDIVLRLALEQAEYATYLLSFRGTITITALD, encoded by the coding sequence ATGAAAACAGGGAAAAAGCTACTCACAGGTGTGTTTTTGGTACTTTGCGGGGCTCTTTTGACGCTTTGCATCGTACTTGCCACCGGATGGAACAGGGCGGCAAAAACCAACGCCGCACTGCCGGAGGTGCGCAATAATGGCACGGCGATCCAGTGGAAATACAGCGATGAAGCCGACTGGCACGACCTGGTGACCCTTGCCGAGCTGCGGGGGGCTGCCGGGGAAGCCGGCAAGGACGGAGCAGGCGGCGAGAATGGCACCGACGGTAAGAACGGAATAAACGGTACGAACGGCAAAGACGGTATTAACGGAGTTGACGGAAAAGACGGTGCCGACGGCAAAGACGGCATTGACGGCAAGGACGGTATGAACGCCAAAAACATAGAGGTGCAGCGAGCCGCAACCCACATCCAGTGGCGCTATGAGGGCGACGAGTGGCGGAACCTTGTGGCGATTGCCGACATCACAGGCCCCGCCGGACAGAACGGTAAGGACGGAGCAAACGGAAAAACGCCGGAGTTCCGCGTGAACGAAAACACCCTGCAGTGGCGGTATACCGGCGACGAAATATGGCTGAACCTGTACGACCTATCGGTTTTGAAAGGTCTTGACGGCACAGACGGCATTGACGGCGAGAAGGGTGACAAGGGAGATAAAGGAGACAAAGGTGACACCGGCGACAAGGGCGACAAGGGCGACAAAGGCGATAAGGGAGACAAAGGTGACAAGGGCGATGCCGGTCAGAACGGCAGCTGCCCGGGGTATTTTTACGGCGTTGGGGTGGTACAATCGGTCAATCTTCAAGATGAAACGGCGGCGCTCTATTTTCAGGGAAAAATGAGCAGCGGCGGGCTTGTCTCCTGTGACGGGGATACCGTTCGACTGTCACGTGGACATCATTATCAGGTGAGCGTAAACGGGGCGGTCTATGCCATGTCAAATGATGACAAAGGCTTCTATTCTGTTCGGATGACGGACGGCTATGATAACCAGCTGTGCAGGGATCTTACGAGCATAAAGGTGGACAAAGGCAAAAAGCTGAACGAGACGAGAAGAGAGCAGCATACCCTGAGCTTCAACCGGGTATACGATGCCAAAGGCGGCGATATTGTCCTGCGGCTTGCACTTGAGCAGGCCGAGTATGCTACCTATCTTCTTTCGTTCAGAGGCACGATCACCATCACCGCTCTTGACTGA